In one window of Janthinobacterium sp. 1_2014MBL_MicDiv DNA:
- the ubiB gene encoding ubiquinone biosynthesis regulatory protein kinase UbiB has translation MILKFLRLFKIIRVSIKYGLDEIAISGLQVPRTAKLIDTLIFWRDLSSPRGLRLRLALEELGPIFVKFGQVLSTRRDLMPPDIAEELARLQDRVPPFDSDLAIAQITKSLGAHPDQLFARFEREPVASASIAQVHFATLKDGREVAVKVLRPGMKKLIDEDVALMHIAAGWISRLWADSKRLKPREVVGEFDKYLHDELDLMREAANASQLRRNFANSDLLLVPEMHWDYCSSSVIVMERMYGIPVSQIDRLVAAGVDLRKLSSDGVEIFFTQVFRDGFFHADMHPGNILVSIAPDSFGRYIALDFGIVGTLNDYDKDYLSQNFLAFFRRDYKRVAEAHIESGWAPKDTRVDELEAAVRACCEPIFDRPLKDISFGQVLLRLFQTSRRFNVEVQPQLVLLQKTLLNIEGLGRQLDPELDLWQTAKPYLEKWMSNQVGPQGFMERLRAEAPRYAHIFPQLPRLLHQALTVHGEPRENDVELMKTLLAEQRQTNRLLSFIVYFVGAFALGALGLQVYMRWHQLPF, from the coding sequence ATGATATTGAAATTCCTGCGCCTGTTTAAGATCATCCGTGTTTCCATCAAGTACGGTCTAGATGAGATAGCAATTTCTGGTCTGCAAGTTCCGCGCACTGCCAAGCTGATCGACACCCTGATTTTCTGGCGCGACCTGTCGTCGCCACGCGGCCTGCGCCTGCGCCTGGCGCTGGAAGAACTGGGGCCCATCTTCGTGAAATTCGGCCAGGTGCTGTCGACGCGGCGCGACCTGATGCCGCCCGACATCGCCGAGGAACTGGCGCGTTTGCAGGATCGCGTGCCGCCCTTCGATTCCGACCTGGCCATCGCGCAGATCACCAAGTCCCTGGGCGCCCATCCGGACCAGCTGTTTGCCCGCTTCGAGCGCGAACCGGTGGCGTCCGCCTCGATTGCCCAGGTGCACTTTGCCACCTTGAAAGATGGCCGCGAAGTGGCCGTGAAGGTCTTGCGTCCAGGCATGAAAAAGCTGATCGACGAAGACGTGGCGCTGATGCATATCGCGGCCGGCTGGATCAGCCGCCTGTGGGCCGACAGCAAGCGTTTGAAGCCGCGCGAAGTGGTGGGCGAATTCGACAAATACCTGCATGACGAGCTGGACCTGATGCGCGAGGCGGCCAATGCCAGCCAGCTGCGCCGCAACTTCGCCAATTCGGACTTGCTGCTGGTGCCGGAAATGCACTGGGACTATTGTTCCAGCAGCGTCATCGTGATGGAGCGCATGTACGGCATCCCCGTGTCGCAGATCGACCGCCTGGTGGCGGCCGGCGTGGACTTGCGCAAACTGTCCAGCGATGGCGTGGAAATTTTCTTCACGCAAGTGTTCCGCGACGGCTTTTTCCACGCGGACATGCATCCGGGTAATATTCTCGTCTCCATCGCGCCCGACTCGTTCGGCCGCTATATCGCGCTGGATTTCGGCATCGTCGGCACCTTGAATGATTACGACAAGGATTACCTGTCGCAAAACTTCCTCGCCTTCTTCCGCCGCGACTACAAGCGCGTGGCCGAGGCGCATATCGAATCGGGCTGGGCGCCGAAAGACACGCGCGTCGACGAGCTGGAAGCGGCCGTGCGCGCCTGCTGCGAACCGATCTTCGACCGCCCGCTGAAGGATATTTCCTTTGGGCAAGTTCTGCTGCGTCTGTTCCAGACCTCGCGCCGCTTCAATGTGGAAGTGCAGCCGCAGCTGGTGCTGCTGCAAAAGACCCTGCTCAATATCGAAGGCCTGGGACGCCAGCTGGACCCGGAACTGGACTTGTGGCAAACGGCCAAGCCCTACCTGGAAAAATGGATGAGCAATCAGGTGGGGCCGCAAGGTTTCATGGAGCGCCTGCGCGCCGAGGCGCCCCGCTATGCGCACATCTTCCCGCAACTGCCGCGTTTGCTGCACCAGGCCTTGACGGTGCATGGCGAGCCGCGCGAAAACGACGTGGAACTGATGAAAACCTTGTTGGCAGAACAACGCCAGACGAACCGCCTGCTGAGCTTTATCGTGTATTTCGTCGGCGCCTTCGCGCTCGGCGCGCTGGGCTTGCAAGTGTATATGCGCTGGCATCAACTGCCGTTTTAA
- a CDS encoding YciI family protein: MEYMILIYADEARYEAMEEGQMASLMAEFAGYTQALEAAGVLRGGGELAPVGSATSVRVRNGKPVVTDGPFAETKEQLGGYYLLACANLDEALVWAGRCPVASLGTIEVRPVTA; the protein is encoded by the coding sequence ATGGAATACATGATCCTGATCTACGCCGACGAGGCGCGTTATGAAGCGATGGAGGAAGGGCAGATGGCCAGCCTGATGGCCGAGTTTGCAGGTTACACGCAGGCACTGGAGGCGGCCGGCGTGCTGCGCGGCGGCGGCGAGCTGGCGCCCGTGGGCAGCGCCACCAGCGTGCGGGTGCGCAATGGCAAACCTGTCGTCACGGACGGGCCGTTCGCGGAAACCAAGGAGCAGCTGGGCGGCTACTACCTGCTGGCCTGTGCCAATCTGGACGAGGCGCTGGTCTGGGCCGGGCGTTGCCCGGTAGCATCCCTGGGTACCATCGAAGTGCGGCCCGTCACGGCGTGA
- the ubiE gene encoding bifunctional demethylmenaquinone methyltransferase/2-methoxy-6-polyprenyl-1,4-benzoquinol methylase UbiE: MTNTTHFGYKTVAEDDKVREVAKVFHSVAAKYDVMNDLMSGGLHRLWKTFTIANAGVRPGFKVLDIAGGTGDLSKAFAKQAGPTGEVWLTDINESMLRVGRDRLLNRGLLTPTLLCDAEKLPFPDNYFDRVSVAFGLRNMTHKDVALAEMRRVLKPGGKLLVLEFSKVAAPLQKPYDLYSFSVLPWFGQKIAGDAESYRYLAESIRMHPDQETLKTMMETAGLERVQYYNLTAGIAALHTGIKM; the protein is encoded by the coding sequence ATGACCAATACGACCCATTTCGGATACAAAACAGTTGCAGAAGACGACAAAGTGCGCGAAGTCGCCAAGGTGTTCCATTCCGTCGCTGCCAAATACGACGTGATGAACGACTTGATGTCGGGCGGGCTGCACCGTCTGTGGAAGACGTTTACGATTGCCAACGCGGGCGTGCGCCCTGGCTTCAAGGTGCTCGACATCGCCGGCGGCACGGGCGACCTGTCGAAGGCGTTCGCCAAGCAGGCGGGTCCCACCGGCGAAGTCTGGTTGACCGATATCAATGAATCGATGCTGCGCGTGGGCCGCGACCGCCTCTTGAATCGCGGCTTGCTCACCCCCACCTTGTTGTGTGACGCGGAAAAACTGCCATTCCCCGACAACTATTTTGACCGTGTCAGCGTGGCCTTTGGCCTGCGCAACATGACGCACAAGGATGTGGCGCTGGCGGAAATGCGCCGCGTGCTGAAACCGGGCGGCAAGCTGCTGGTGCTGGAGTTTTCCAAGGTGGCGGCACCGCTGCAAAAGCCGTATGACCTGTATTCGTTCTCGGTCTTGCCGTGGTTCGGACAGAAAATCGCCGGTGACGCGGAAAGCTATCGTTACCTGGCCGAATCGATCCGCATGCATCCGGACCAGGAAACCTTGAAGACCATGATGGAAACGGCGGGCCTGGAGCGCGTGCAGTACTACAATTTGACGGCGGGCATAGCCGCTTTGCATACCGGCATCAAGATGTAA
- a CDS encoding RNA polymerase sigma factor, translating to MGGDATSAVEHVFRQERGKVLAGLMRRFGDLGLAEDVLQEACRKALELWPQAGVPDNPAAWLTSVARHAALDHVRRAGKGVIDADAVLSSLSAAQAEEAQAIEDDRLRLLFICCHPALAPEAQVALALRTLCGLSTGEIARAFGLAEAALSQRLLRAKRKIAEAAIPFELPPAPDWPPRLAQVMHVIYLVFSEGYCASGGDALLRPDLCAEALRLGRLLDTLLPGEPEVQGLLALMLLQASRGAARLSPAGYLLTLEEQDRRLWHGDLIAEGLALLEQALPARAPGAYQLHAAIAALHAKAATAGQTDWRQISALYGALLRHKPEPLVLLNAVIACAMAHGAEHGLAWLARLEAVPSLAQSHYLHAARADLLRRQGDRAGALAAYARAAMLASNAVERQYLLRRHGEMRLPLV from the coding sequence ATGGGCGGCGACGCCACCTCGGCCGTCGAACACGTCTTTCGCCAGGAGCGGGGCAAGGTGCTGGCCGGCCTGATGCGGCGCTTCGGCGACCTGGGCCTGGCGGAAGATGTGTTGCAGGAAGCGTGCCGCAAGGCGCTGGAACTGTGGCCGCAGGCGGGCGTGCCCGATAATCCGGCGGCCTGGCTGACGTCGGTGGCGCGCCACGCGGCCCTCGATCACGTGCGCCGCGCGGGCAAGGGCGTCATCGATGCCGACGCCGTGCTGTCCAGCCTGTCGGCAGCCCAGGCGGAGGAAGCGCAAGCCATCGAGGATGACCGTTTGCGCCTGCTGTTCATCTGCTGCCATCCGGCGCTGGCGCCCGAGGCGCAGGTGGCGCTGGCCCTGCGCACCCTGTGCGGCCTGTCCACGGGCGAGATCGCGCGCGCCTTTGGCCTGGCCGAAGCGGCCCTGTCGCAGCGCCTGCTGCGCGCCAAGCGCAAGATCGCCGAGGCGGCCATCCCGTTCGAGTTGCCGCCGGCGCCGGACTGGCCGCCGCGGCTGGCGCAAGTCATGCACGTGATTTACTTGGTGTTCAGCGAAGGCTATTGCGCCAGCGGCGGCGACGCCTTGCTGCGCCCGGACCTGTGCGCGGAAGCGCTGCGGCTGGGACGGCTGCTCGATACCTTGCTGCCCGGCGAGCCGGAAGTGCAGGGCTTGCTGGCCCTGATGCTGCTGCAGGCGTCGCGCGGCGCGGCGCGGCTGTCGCCCGCAGGCTATCTGCTGACCCTGGAAGAGCAGGATCGCCGCCTGTGGCACGGTGACTTGATCGCCGAAGGGCTTGCGCTGCTGGAGCAAGCCTTGCCGGCCCGGGCGCCGGGGGCGTACCAGTTGCACGCGGCCATTGCCGCCCTGCATGCCAAGGCCGCCACGGCCGGGCAGACGGACTGGCGCCAGATCAGTGCCCTGTACGGCGCCTTGCTGCGGCACAAGCCGGAACCGTTGGTCTTGCTTAATGCCGTGATCGCCTGCGCCATGGCGCATGGCGCCGAACATGGGCTGGCATGGCTGGCGCGCCTGGAAGCCGTGCCCAGCCTGGCCCAGTCGCACTACCTGCACGCGGCCAGGGCCGACCTGCTGCGCCGCCAGGGCGACCGCGCGGGGGCGCTGGCGGCGTATGCCCGGGCGGCAATGCTGGCCTCGAATGCGGTCGAAAGGCAATACCTTCTCCGGCGTCACGGGGAAATGCGCCTGCCGCTTGTATAA
- a CDS encoding HIT family protein, with amino-acid sequence MTCDLCSLLDGYANKQGLETLLWRSERLSVVAVDDPAYPGFCRVIWNRHVKEMTDLTPGERNYVMEVVWQVELAVREVMQPEKVNVASFGNMTPHVHWHVIPRYRDDAHFPSPSWAVVQRETAPEVLTARRALLPALRDAIIQRLSA; translated from the coding sequence GTGACCTGCGATCTGTGCAGCCTGCTGGACGGCTACGCCAACAAGCAGGGTCTGGAGACCCTGCTGTGGCGCAGCGAACGCCTGTCCGTGGTGGCCGTCGACGATCCTGCCTATCCCGGCTTTTGCCGCGTGATCTGGAACAGGCATGTGAAGGAAATGACGGATTTGACGCCGGGCGAGCGCAACTATGTCATGGAAGTCGTGTGGCAAGTCGAGCTGGCCGTGCGTGAAGTGATGCAGCCGGAAAAGGTCAATGTGGCCAGTTTCGGCAACATGACGCCGCACGTGCACTGGCACGTGATTCCCCGCTACCGCGACGATGCGCATTTCCCCAGCCCGAGCTGGGCCGTGGTGCAGCGCGAGACGGCGCCCGAGGTGCTGACCGCGCGCCGCGCCCTGTTGCCGGCCTTGCGCGATGCCATCATTCAACGTTTATCCGCATAA
- a CDS encoding methyltransferase, with the protein MADFHTRDPLSPAFWDERFEKQFTPWDQGGVPARLRSFVLGSPAPLRCLIPGCGSAYELAFMLDAGWDATAIDFSPAAVAAARVQLGERAGRVVEADFFAWQPDAPLDLIYERAFLCAMPRAMWPQVAARWAQLLAPGAMLAGYFFFDDNAKGPPFGMSREQLNALLAPHFDCLADEAVGDSIAVFAGKERWMSWRRRAD; encoded by the coding sequence ATGGCTGACTTCCATACCCGCGACCCGCTGTCGCCCGCCTTCTGGGACGAGCGTTTCGAGAAACAATTCACGCCCTGGGACCAGGGCGGCGTACCCGCGCGCCTGCGCAGCTTCGTGCTGGGCAGTCCGGCGCCGTTGCGCTGTCTGATACCCGGCTGCGGTTCCGCCTACGAACTGGCCTTCATGCTCGACGCGGGCTGGGACGCCACGGCCATCGACTTTTCGCCAGCGGCCGTGGCCGCCGCGCGCGTCCAGCTTGGCGAACGGGCGGGGCGGGTGGTGGAAGCCGATTTCTTTGCCTGGCAGCCAGACGCGCCGCTGGACCTGATTTATGAACGGGCGTTCCTGTGCGCCATGCCACGCGCCATGTGGCCGCAGGTGGCGGCCCGCTGGGCGCAGCTGCTGGCACCGGGCGCGATGTTGGCCGGCTACTTTTTCTTTGACGATAATGCCAAGGGGCCGCCATTTGGTATGTCACGTGAGCAATTAAACGCCTTGCTGGCGCCACATTTCGACTGCCTGGCCGATGAAGCCGTCGGCGATTCCATCGCTGTCTTCGCCGGCAAGGAGCGCTGGATGAGCTGGCGCCGCCGGGCGGACTGA
- a CDS encoding Tim44 domain-containing protein — MKLKKFMVGMMLAATTVSMLGEALARPMGGGRSFGRQSQNVGRQAPAPAPAPAPAAAPRQAQPAPAPAPAPAAKAPSRWKGLLGGALLGLGLGALLSHFGLGGALASMISTLLMVALLAGAAFFIYRMVRGKRENNAGGHAPFAGFGGNQPAPAGNTPDIGSRIPPLPPLQPVSSGVGLDKVAPVAAPWGVPADFDKDAFLRHAKSNFIRLQAAWDKADVNDIREFTSPEVYAELRMQIQERGAQADFTDVVSIDAELLGIETSVTDYLASVKFTGLIRSAPDAAAEPFAEVWNMSKPVSGNSGWVLAGIQQLG; from the coding sequence ATGAAATTGAAGAAATTTATGGTTGGCATGATGCTGGCCGCGACCACGGTATCCATGCTGGGCGAGGCGCTGGCCCGTCCGATGGGCGGTGGCCGTTCGTTTGGCCGCCAGTCGCAGAACGTGGGCCGCCAGGCTCCCGCGCCGGCACCAGCCCCCGCACCGGCCGCCGCGCCACGCCAGGCGCAACCGGCCCCCGCGCCGGCGCCCGCACCTGCCGCCAAGGCACCCAGCCGCTGGAAAGGCTTGCTGGGCGGTGCACTGCTGGGCCTGGGCCTGGGCGCCTTGCTGTCGCACTTCGGCCTGGGCGGCGCCCTGGCCAGCATGATCAGCACCTTGCTGATGGTGGCCCTGTTGGCCGGTGCGGCGTTCTTCATCTACCGCATGGTGCGCGGCAAGCGCGAAAACAATGCGGGTGGCCATGCGCCGTTCGCCGGTTTTGGCGGCAACCAGCCTGCGCCAGCGGGCAACACGCCCGATATCGGCTCGCGCATCCCACCGCTGCCGCCGCTGCAACCGGTCTCGTCCGGCGTTGGCCTGGACAAGGTCGCGCCCGTGGCCGCGCCCTGGGGCGTGCCTGCCGATTTCGACAAGGATGCCTTCCTGCGTCACGCGAAGAGCAATTTCATTCGCCTGCAAGCGGCCTGGGACAAGGCGGACGTCAACGACATCCGCGAATTCACGTCGCCGGAAGTGTACGCTGAGCTGCGCATGCAGATCCAGGAGCGCGGTGCGCAAGCCGATTTCACGGACGTCGTCAGCATCGACGCCGAATTGCTTGGCATCGAGACGAGCGTCACCGATTACCTGGCCAGCGTGAAGTTCACGGGCCTGATCCGTTCGGCGCCCGATGCCGCGGCGGAGCCGTTCGCGGAAGTGTGGAATATGTCGAAACCCGTCAGCGGCAATAGCGGCTGGGTCTTGGCAGGCATTCAACAATTGGGTTAA
- the aspS gene encoding aspartate--tRNA ligase, whose protein sequence is MSMRTEYCGLVTEAMLGQTVSLCGWVHRRRDHGSLIFIDLRDREGLVQIVCNPEQAEMFKVAEAVRNEFCLRVTGVVTNRIDGTINNNLKSGKIEVVCSELEVLNPSVPVPFQLDDDNLSETTRLTHRVLDLRRPQMQNNLRLRYKVTMEVRKYLDALGFIDIETPMLTKSTPEGARDYLVPSRVNAGSFFALPQSPQLFKQLLMVANFDRYYQITKCFRDEDLRADRQPEFTQIDCETSFLTEQEIRDLFEDMIRVVFKNTLDIDLPNPFPVMDFAEAMGLYGSDKPDMRVKLAFTDLTDVMKDVDFKVFSGAANMPKGRVVGLLIPGGGAMPRSEIDAYTQFVAIYGAKGLAYIKVNEKAKGRDGLQSPIVKNLHDAALAQIIELTNAQDGDLIFFGADKAKVVNDAIGALRVKIGHSEFGKKAGLFDDVWKPLWVVDFPMFEHDEEADRWTATHHPFTAPKDGHEDMLETNPGACIAKAYDMVLNGWELGGGSIRIHREEVQSKVFRALKIDAEEAQLKFGFLLDALQYGAPPHGGLAFGLDRIVTMMTGSESIRDVIAFPKTQRAQDLLTHAPSEVDEKQLRELHIRLRSAEPKVV, encoded by the coding sequence ATGTCTATGCGTACTGAATATTGCGGCCTCGTTACTGAAGCCATGCTGGGACAAACCGTCAGCCTGTGCGGCTGGGTACATCGCCGCCGCGACCACGGCAGCCTGATTTTCATCGATTTGCGCGACCGTGAAGGCTTGGTGCAAATCGTTTGCAACCCGGAACAAGCGGAGATGTTCAAGGTCGCCGAAGCCGTGCGCAACGAATTCTGCCTGCGCGTGACGGGCGTGGTGACGAACCGTATCGACGGCACCATCAACAACAACCTGAAATCGGGCAAGATCGAAGTGGTTTGCTCGGAACTGGAAGTGCTGAACCCTTCCGTGCCCGTGCCATTCCAGCTCGACGACGACAACCTGTCGGAAACGACGCGCCTGACGCACCGCGTGCTGGACCTGCGCCGCCCGCAAATGCAGAACAACCTGCGCCTGCGCTACAAGGTCACGATGGAAGTGCGCAAGTACCTCGACGCGCTGGGCTTCATCGACATCGAAACGCCGATGCTGACCAAGTCGACGCCAGAAGGCGCGCGCGATTACCTGGTGCCGTCGCGCGTGAACGCCGGCAGCTTCTTCGCCTTGCCGCAATCGCCACAGTTGTTCAAGCAACTGTTGATGGTCGCCAACTTCGACCGTTACTACCAGATCACCAAGTGCTTCCGCGATGAAGACTTGCGCGCTGACCGCCAGCCGGAATTCACGCAGATCGACTGCGAAACCTCGTTCCTGACGGAACAGGAAATCCGCGACCTGTTCGAAGACATGATACGCGTCGTCTTCAAGAACACCCTCGATATCGACCTGCCGAACCCGTTCCCGGTGATGGACTTCGCCGAAGCGATGGGCCTGTATGGTTCCGACAAGCCGGACATGCGCGTCAAGCTGGCCTTCACGGACTTGACCGACGTCATGAAAGACGTGGACTTCAAGGTCTTCTCGGGCGCTGCCAACATGCCGAAGGGCCGCGTGGTGGGCTTGCTGATTCCAGGCGGCGGCGCCATGCCACGCTCGGAAATCGATGCATACACGCAATTCGTTGCCATTTATGGCGCCAAGGGCCTGGCCTACATCAAGGTCAATGAAAAAGCCAAGGGCCGCGACGGCCTGCAATCGCCGATCGTGAAGAACCTGCACGATGCGGCATTGGCGCAGATCATTGAACTGACGAATGCACAAGACGGCGACCTGATCTTCTTCGGCGCCGACAAGGCGAAAGTCGTCAACGACGCCATCGGCGCGCTGCGCGTGAAAATCGGCCATAGCGAATTCGGCAAGAAAGCCGGCCTGTTCGACGACGTGTGGAAGCCATTGTGGGTGGTCGACTTCCCGATGTTCGAACACGACGAAGAAGCGGACCGCTGGACGGCAACCCACCATCCATTCACGGCGCCGAAAGATGGCCATGAAGACATGCTGGAAACCAATCCGGGCGCCTGCATCGCCAAGGCCTACGACATGGTCTTGAACGGCTGGGAACTGGGTGGCGGTTCGATCCGTATCCACCGCGAAGAAGTCCAGAGCAAGGTCTTCCGTGCATTGAAGATCGATGCCGAAGAAGCGCAGCTGAAGTTCGGCTTCCTGCTCGACGCCCTGCAATACGGCGCGCCGCCGCATGGCGGCCTGGCATTCGGCTTGGATCGTATCGTGACCATGATGACCGGTTCCGAATCGATCCGCGACGTGATCGCTTTCCCGAAAACCCAGCGCGCGCAAGATTTGCTGACCCATGCGCCGTCGGAAGTAGACGAGAAGCAACTGCGCGAACTGCACATCCGTTTGCGCAGCGCCGAGCCCAAGGTAGTGTAA
- a CDS encoding ubiquinone biosynthesis accessory factor UbiJ, which translates to MTPVIASINHLLAQEPWARQQLAVHAGKLACIDTGAVALRMRVDSAGMLEAAPADVSANVTIRVKLSDVPLILQNRERAFSYVKIEGDAEFANAISQLSKGLRWEAEHDLEKLFGPILATRVVSGARDALAFVRTGQQKLAENVAEYFLDEQPMLIRPVTLLEYSAGVTRVRDDVERLAKRLARLEKAAAALQPQSSSPDVST; encoded by the coding sequence ATGACTCCCGTTATCGCGAGCATCAATCACCTGCTGGCGCAGGAGCCGTGGGCGCGCCAGCAACTGGCGGTGCACGCCGGCAAGCTGGCCTGTATCGATACGGGCGCCGTGGCCCTGCGCATGCGCGTCGACAGCGCCGGCATGCTGGAAGCGGCGCCGGCGGACGTGTCTGCCAATGTCACCATCCGCGTCAAACTGTCCGACGTGCCGCTGATCCTGCAAAACCGCGAACGGGCGTTTTCGTACGTGAAAATCGAAGGCGACGCCGAGTTTGCCAATGCGATTTCGCAATTGAGCAAGGGCTTGCGCTGGGAAGCGGAGCACGACCTGGAAAAGCTGTTCGGCCCCATCCTGGCCACGCGCGTGGTCTCCGGCGCCAGGGATGCCCTTGCCTTCGTGCGCACGGGCCAGCAAAAGCTGGCGGAAAACGTGGCGGAATACTTTCTGGACGAACAGCCCATGCTGATCCGTCCCGTTACCTTGCTGGAATACTCGGCTGGCGTGACGCGCGTGCGCGATGACGTCGAACGCCTGGCCAAGCGCCTCGCCCGGCTGGAAAAGGCGGCCGCCGCCCTCCAGCCGCAGTCCTCTTCACCGGATGTGTCTACATGA
- a CDS encoding DUF502 domain-containing protein codes for MRKYFITGLLILVPLAITVWVLNLVIGTLDQSLLLVPARFRPTSLFGFDIPGLGTILTIVIVFLTGLLTNNLVGNYVVKLWEKLLQRIPIVNSLYSSVKQVSDTLFSSSGNAFRKAVLVPYPHQNSWTIAFLTGVPGGDAANHLVGDYVSVYVPTTPNPTSGFFLMMKRSDVVELDMSVDAALKYIVSMGVVAPAEVVAVTAPVAKE; via the coding sequence ATGCGTAAATACTTCATTACCGGATTGCTGATTTTAGTACCGCTGGCCATTACCGTCTGGGTACTCAATTTGGTGATCGGCACCCTGGACCAGTCCCTGCTGCTGGTACCGGCGCGTTTCCGCCCGACCTCGCTGTTTGGCTTTGACATTCCTGGCCTGGGCACGATACTGACGATAGTCATCGTCTTCCTGACAGGCTTGTTGACGAATAACCTGGTCGGCAATTACGTGGTGAAACTGTGGGAAAAGTTGCTGCAGCGCATACCCATCGTTAATTCCCTGTATTCGAGCGTCAAGCAGGTATCGGATACCTTGTTTTCCTCGTCGGGCAATGCTTTCCGCAAGGCAGTGCTGGTGCCATATCCGCACCAGAATTCCTGGACCATCGCCTTCCTGACCGGCGTGCCGGGCGGCGATGCGGCGAACCACCTGGTGGGCGATTACGTCAGCGTGTATGTGCCGACGACGCCGAACCCGACATCGGGCTTCTTCCTGATGATGAAGCGCAGCGATGTGGTCGAGCTGGACATGAGCGTCGATGCGGCGCTCAAGTACATCGTCTCGATGGGCGTGGTGGCGCCTGCGGAAGTTGTCGCTGTAACGGCCCCGGTAGCCAAAGAATAA
- a CDS encoding FmdB family zinc ribbon protein → MPIYAYRCDECGFAKDVLQKISDPVLTVCLSCGKPSFKKQLTAAGFQLKGTGWYATDFRGGTAPTTAIPTGPADNAKPAPAAESAPAAAAPAPAPAAAAPKAD, encoded by the coding sequence ATGCCGATTTACGCTTACCGTTGTGACGAGTGTGGTTTTGCCAAGGATGTCTTGCAAAAGATCTCCGATCCAGTACTGACGGTGTGCCTGTCGTGCGGCAAGCCCAGTTTCAAGAAGCAATTGACGGCCGCCGGTTTCCAATTGAAGGGCACTGGCTGGTACGCGACCGATTTCCGCGGCGGCACGGCACCGACGACGGCCATTCCGACGGGCCCGGCCGATAACGCCAAGCCGGCTCCTGCTGCCGAGAGCGCGCCTGCCGCCGCTGCCCCGGCGCCCGCGCCTGCCGCGGCGGCGCCGAAAGCGGACTGA
- a CDS encoding gamma-butyrobetaine hydroxylase-like domain-containing protein, giving the protein MTEKVATPQPTGLTVHNQSRVLDVAFDDGSEFALPFEYLRVYSPSAEVQGHGKGQETLQLGKRLVGITGLEPVGNYAVQPTFSDGHNSGLYTWAYLYKLGVEQPKLWQDYLDRLTAAGYPGDSGRDAKADMTVKQSSGHVHGPSCGHKH; this is encoded by the coding sequence ATGACTGAAAAAGTAGCAACACCCCAACCGACCGGCTTGACCGTGCACAACCAGTCGCGCGTGCTCGACGTGGCTTTCGACGATGGCAGCGAATTCGCGCTGCCGTTCGAATACCTGCGCGTGTATTCGCCGTCGGCCGAAGTGCAGGGCCATGGCAAGGGCCAGGAAACCTTGCAGTTAGGAAAACGCCTGGTCGGCATCACCGGCCTGGAGCCGGTTGGCAACTACGCCGTGCAACCGACCTTCAGCGATGGCCACAATTCCGGCCTGTACACCTGGGCCTATCTGTACAAGCTGGGCGTGGAACAGCCAAAGCTGTGGCAGGATTACCTGGACCGCCTGACGGCGGCCGGCTACCCCGGCGACAGCGGCCGCGACGCCAAGGCGGACATGACGGTCAAGCAATCTTCCGGCCATGTCCACGGACCGAGCTGCGGGCATAAACATTAA